The region CTTGGATGCGGTCGCGGCCCATGCTCACGGAGACATCGCTTTCAAAGACGGAGAAGGTGCCGCCGAAACCGCAGCATTCATCGCAGCGGTCCAGCGGGACGAGTTCCAAACCGGCGACCATTTGCAGCAGGCGGGCGGGTTTAGAAAAGGCGGGCACCCGGCACTCGCTGGGGCTGCCGAGGCCCAGGCCGCGCAGGCCGTGGCAGCTCTGGTGCAGACCCACACGATGGGGAAAGCGGGCGGGCAGGGAATCCACCTTGGCGATGTCGTGGAGGAACTCGCAGAGTTCATAAACGCGGTGGGCCAGGGGGGAGTGTTGCGCCTCCAGGCTCTCCTTCAAATGCAGCACGCAACTGCCGGAAGGGGAGACGATGTGGTCAAAGCGGGCGTATTCGCGGGCGAAGTCGGTGAGGCAGCCTGCGCCGGCTTTGGCGAAGCCGGAGTTTGACATGGGCTGGCCGCAGCAGGCGGGTTTTTCCGGCACCTCCACCTGATGACCGAGACGGGTGAGCAGCGTGTACGTGGCCTGGCCGACCTGAGGGTAAAGCTGGTCGATGTAGCAGGGGATGAAAAGGCCCAGGGTCATGTGAGGGAAGGTGTACGTGGCCTATGGTAGGTGCCTAGCAACGGATGCACACGGGAATGTGACCGGAATGCACCTGGATGGGACGGAAAGGGGATGCTGGTTGAAATAACGCAGAATTAAGCAATGTCCTGGAATGCCTTTCCGCGAATCCAAGTATGCAACTTGGTCGGTCGACTCCTAGCTATGCCGAGCAAAAATTTCTACACAGTTAACTTGAATATGAGCCTGGAAGATCTGCCTATGACTGAAGACTTTGACCTGCCGGAGGCGGCTGCTGAGTTGTTTTTTGAAGAGCCTGCTGAGTTCCAAAAGATTGCCCGGGATGTGATTGAAAAGAAATCTGCGGGATTGGAGCCTCTACTTGGAGGATTTGGTTTTGGGGGAGACATTGACGACATTGAGATTGAGAGCGTCCAATATCGCCGGAGTAATGATTATGATGGACTAGTCCATGTGAAATACATAGAGAGCTTTGGAGATGGCAGATGCAGTTCGGTTCGTAAAACTGAGCAGAGGGAGGCCCATCTCTGGTTTAGCTTTGACCCTGAAACGCTCGTTCTTACAGTGTGGGAGAGGGCGGACGAAATTCGTGCACCTGATGAGTAAAGCAGGGATCGCTCTTTTATGGACTATTGGCATCATTATACTGTTCCCCTGTAGTCAGGTGATGTGGTGGTAATGTTGACCTGTTCTTTGGGTTCCGGAATCACCACGCCCTCCAAGCCTGGAATGATAAATTCCGGGTGTATTTGGAGCTGATCCAGTTTCTACCAGCTATTTCGGTTGATCACCGCCCCACCCTTAAAATGAGGAGGGAGGCGAGGAGGCCGAGGGCGGCGGTGACGGACCAGAGCAGGGCGGGCGCTGTCTCATAGAGGTGAAGGGAGGCGATGGAGGTGATGATGCCGCCGATGGACCAGGCGAAGCTCAGGAAGCCGGAGTAACGACCGCGCATGTCATCCGGGGCCAGGCTGGCGGCATAGGCCTGCTGGCGGGAGAAGGCGAACATTTCCCCGACGGTGAAGACGACCATGGTGAAGATGAAAATGGCCAAGCCGCCGCCGATGGTGAGGATGAGGAAACTGCCGGCCATGAGGAGGTAGCCGAGTGCGAGCATCATGCGCACGGGCCAGGGCCGGGTGGCGGCGGCGAGGGGGATCTCCAGCACGCAGATCATGACGCCATTCATGGCCAGCACGAGACCACACCAGGACATGGGCAGGCCGCTGCGCTCAAAGTGCAGGGGAAAGCTGGTGGAGGTCTGGCGGAAGATCCAGGCGACGCAGAAGCTGGCGGCGAAGAGGGCGAGGAAAGGCCGGTTTTTCCGGATGGAGGCGAGCGCGGGACCCCAGCCAGCGAGGTAGGCGTGGGTGCGATTTCCCCGCGGCAGGCAGGTCCAAGCGATGAGGCCGAAGAGGGCAGAGGTGCCGGCATCCACGACGAAGAGCCAGAAGAAGGATCCCTCCGCCAGCAGTCCGGCGACGGCGGGGCCGAAGGACCAGCCGAGGTTCACGGCAAAGCGGTTCACAGCGAAGGCGAGCACGCGCTGGTGCGGCGGCACAAGGTCCTGAATGAGCGCATTGCCCGCAGGGTGCCCGGCCTCGCCCATGAGCCCGGTGGCAAAGGCGATGACGGCGAGCACGCGCCAGTCCGTGGCCTGGGACATGGCCAGCATGCAGGCGGCGCTGCCAAAGGCGGAGAGGGCGAGGGTGACATTGCGCCCCAGCCTATCGGCCAGCCAGCCACCGAGGGCGGCGGCCCCCATGGCCCCGGCGGAGTAGCTGGCCACGGCGAGGCCCGCCTGCGTGGCGGTATTGCCATTGCGCGTGATGAAGATGGTGAGAAAGGGCCAGACGAAGAGACCAAACCGGTTGACGAACGTGGCCCCGGCAAGGATCCAAAATGGCCGGGGGAGACTGTGAAGCTGGGAGAGGTACTGGGACATGGGCGGTGCGCGATTGACCGGACGCACGACAGGGGCGGGCTAACCAACTATGATATGGGCGGCGGCAGCAGCAGGGGTGGGCAGACGAGGCGGAAGCTGCGGAATTTGTTTCGGTCGCGGTGTTGGTTAGGGCGTGGGTAGGTATTCATGGGATGAGGGGTGATGGTGAAGAGAGGATGGTTTATGGACGGGGAGGGACGAGATGGAGGTGGGGGCGCTGGGTGGCGGTGATGCTGTTTTTTACAGGATTAACAAGATGGACAGGATTTACAGGAGGGGCTTGAGGGAATCCGCGCTCCTCTCGAAGAATAAAAAAAACGGGCCGGACTCTTGCGAGCCGGCCCGTGAAAGGGTTTGAAAAGGTGGGCTGTTTTCTTGGCGATTACAGGCCTTTGCTCACAATGTATTTCACCAGGTCCACGACTCGGTTGGAGTAACCCCACTCGTTGTCGTACCAGCTGACGAGCTTGAAGAACTTGCTGTTCAGCTCGATGCCGGAACCGGCGTCAAAGACGGAGCTGCTCTGGTCGTGGATGAAGTCGGTGCTCACCACTTCGTCCTTGGTCCAGCCCAGAATGCCCTTGAGGTAGGTCTCGCTGGCCTTCTTCATGGCGGCGGAGATCTCGGCGTAGCTGGTTTCCTTCTCAGTCTTGACGGTGAGGTCAACGACGGAGACGGTTGGGGTAGGCACGCGGAAGGACATGCCGGTCAGCTTGCCCTTCACTTCAGGGATGGCCAGGCCGACGGCCTTGGCGGCACCAGTGCTGCTTGGGATGATGTTGATGGCGGCGGAACGGCCACCTTTCCAATCCTTGGCGCTCGGGCCGTCCACGGTCTTCTGGGTGGCGGTGTAGCTGTGGATGGTGGTCATCAGGCCTTCGGCGACGCCGAAACCTTCTTTCAGCAGCACGTGCACGACCGGGGCCAAGCAGTTGGTGGTGCAGGAAGCATTGGAAATGACGTGGTGCTTGGAGGCATCGTACTTCTCATGGTTCACGCCCATGACGATGGTGATGTCTTCTTCCTTACCTGGGGCAGAGATGATG is a window of Prosthecobacter dejongeii DNA encoding:
- a CDS encoding (Fe-S)-binding protein; the encoded protein is MTLGLFIPCYIDQLYPQVGQATYTLLTRLGHQVEVPEKPACCGQPMSNSGFAKAGAGCLTDFAREYARFDHIVSPSGSCVLHLKESLEAQHSPLAHRVYELCEFLHDIAKVDSLPARFPHRVGLHQSCHGLRGLGLGSPSECRVPAFSKPARLLQMVAGLELVPLDRCDECCGFGGTFSVFESDVSVSMGRDRIQDHIRHGAEFITSADMSCLMHLGGLLSRQAPQMKVRHIAEILAGTEELAMDGHGLP
- a CDS encoding MFS transporter, which produces MSQYLSQLHSLPRPFWILAGATFVNRFGLFVWPFLTIFITRNGNTATQAGLAVASYSAGAMGAAALGGWLADRLGRNVTLALSAFGSAACMLAMSQATDWRVLAVIAFATGLMGEAGHPAGNALIQDLVPPHQRVLAFAVNRFAVNLGWSFGPAVAGLLAEGSFFWLFVVDAGTSALFGLIAWTCLPRGNRTHAYLAGWGPALASIRKNRPFLALFAASFCVAWIFRQTSTSFPLHFERSGLPMSWCGLVLAMNGVMICVLEIPLAAATRPWPVRMMLALGYLLMAGSFLILTIGGGLAIFIFTMVVFTVGEMFAFSRQQAYAASLAPDDMRGRYSGFLSFAWSIGGIITSIASLHLYETAPALLWSVTAALGLLASLLILRVGR
- the gap gene encoding type I glyceraldehyde-3-phosphate dehydrogenase — protein: MVKIGINGFGRIGRLVFRAICDQGLLGKEIEVVAVNDLVPADNLAYLVKYDSTQGKAKEEVSSKKSSPELAEDDILVVDGHEIKCLAVRAGPSALPWKELGVDIVIESTGLFTERSKAQGHIDAGAKKVIISAPGKEEDITIVMGVNHEKYDASKHHVISNASCTTNCLAPVVHVLLKEGFGVAEGLMTTIHSYTATQKTVDGPSAKDWKGGRSAAINIIPSSTGAAKAVGLAIPEVKGKLTGMSFRVPTPTVSVVDLTVKTEKETSYAEISAAMKKASETYLKGILGWTKDEVVSTDFIHDQSSSVFDAGSGIELNSKFFKLVSWYDNEWGYSNRVVDLVKYIVSKGL